AGTTTCAGTAATTCAAAGTGAACgtttcacattcatttaaaggCAGAGCAAATTCTATGATTCTCATGAGATAAATTAGGAAAATTATATAAATTCAACTCAAGAAAGGGAATTATGCACTGAGGGCAAGAATCCACATTTCttttaatacattaattaaGTCAATGAAcgatgaaaacaaatattaggCTACATGAACAGATATTGACTCTTTAAAGTACATGTTGCTACTTGACCTAATTCAGCCTAACATCAGTGTTCAGAAACAACTAGGCATTGTTTGACCGctacaaataattatattataggCCTATTTCAATGCACACTGTTTTTATGGTCATTTCCATCATTTGTTTAAAGTGCATTACATCCAAAGGAAGCTATTGGCCTGCAAAGAAGAACACAGCAAAAGTAGTAGGATAAGTAACAATACTGAGAGGATAAGGAGCAATAAACTGGCTCGTCAAAGCTGCTATtattgacaaacaaaacaacgaAATAACAACCTATAACTATTACAAGATACATACATTGTCATTGCACTTTgccacaaataataaatatcatcaATGGTATAAtttcagtaaaacaaattaCACTCTATAGAAGATGGTTACATAAATAGTGAGCATGGAGATACACGTTTTATAATATTACAAGTAATTACAAGTTAGTCTTCTTTCAACTTGATTCCTCGGAAGTGTCCCATGGTTAGACATGAGCTGTATATGTGTCCTTTGTTTCCTTCGAATATAAATGTGTAATACTCTGGTTCAGGGTGGTAGGAGAGGAGCTTTGAAGGAGCAGGACCCACTGCAGTGGCGAGGAGTCAACATCTTACACGAAAAATGATGTAAAGCGTCGTGAGCTTCTATGAAGAAGGAGAGCAAACAATCAATAGTGTTCGTGGAATGTGTTGGGAAATCTAAAAACTACAACTCATGCATTTGAGTTAAACACAGTTATACGATAATAGGATGAACTGATTGAAGGTCATGCTCCAAAAAGGTTCGGATCGACGAGTCTAGTCTGACAGTTAATTGTCTGTCTATGAGCCTCTGGCTGCAGGAATGTAATCTGACACACTGGCTGCTATTCCACTTattatacaattactttttaacttCTGTTGAACAACACGAATTCTCTTTCTTGGTCCAACTTGCTGCATAAAGCGTCCATTGACCGGATCAGCATCACATAAAGACTGAGCCCAGGTGATCAATTCAAATCCCGGAATCTTTATTTGCAATTTTCCAAATTTGTATAGGTTCATGTCTGcattcaatgtgtttttatttactaaaaTGTGCGTGAATTTAACGGATTTTGCGTTTCAAAACAGTAAATGAAAGCCTGCAGACAGACCCTGTGATAtccatacatatacacatgaaGTCTGTCATCAATCACGTCGGTAAACATGCCACAATGAATCTGTGAATCCAGGCTCCCTCTGCTTTATTTCTCTCACCTCTGACGATGTGAAGCTGCTGAACCATCTCCTCTCTGTAGGAAAGTTCCCTCTTCATTTGATCCTGAAAATTATCTGAGAAAAAATGTCAGATATGAGTCAGTAATGCGgtgaattaaatattaaataaacaacaataccACCACCATCAATAAAAACCTCATTTAactcacacacaaccacacacacaacatttctcacgtttttgttgacatttgattattctaatgaaaataaaaacacaccttaaattcaaataatacaaataattacaaataatatGAGGTTAGCTGTATGAAGGCCTACCAATAGATGAATGCTTAAAGGAGATGGATAGCATTGATAACACTTAAAGGGGTCCTTTCTGAAGATTCTCCGGCCTCTAGAGGGCGCTGTTTTCAAGATAAAGCTTCTGGTCAAAGCTGACGTCATGCTTTGTGTGGACATACttgcatttatgttttaaagtggacattttacattttgaaccTAATTCAGTTTAGAATAATTTcacttgaaaaaatgtaacatcatTACTCAGAGTCAGAAAATATTGGAACATATGCAACAATGAGAATTAAAATTATAAAgtgtaaatggaaaaaaatatttttaaaacgtAGCTAGTACTCTATTATTTAAAGTAAACTACCTAAGAAATATCTATAAATGTAGAGGACCCGTTAAAACATTTGTGCTGATTTTTGTAATCGACATGCTTTCATTAGTATTTGAATTGTATCTTGTTTGCAGACTTTGACTTGATCCTATAACAACTCCCATTGTTGGAAATTAAAAGTGTATCAAAGGGAATGAAAATGTGGAATAAAAGTAGAACGGAGTCTTTTGGACGGTGTCTCTAATGCTACGGATAAACAAGTTGTGTTGTCTTGTTATTAGATTATGCTTTTTGTTCATAAAACTCCAATATCTGGATCCAAATACtacaatgaatgaataaatataatacaagtAGGACTATTTGAGTATTCATGTTAAGTCCACCATACAGCTTTAAATAAGGCGTCACTGGGAACTGATATCACATTTGTAGAGAACCAAATGTACTTTGATTTTATACCTCTGAATTCCTTTCTAAGACAGTCTTCTTACTTTGACATATGTGATGTTGCACAAAGGTGAGACAAAATAGATATAATTTCAAACAATACACAACAGGtcatatttgagttatttttgcTGGTAAAATAATCAGTATCTTGTATACTGTTTAGGTGTATAATCTTTATATACACCCACACATGATAAATACTGTTCTGCATTACATGGGCTGGTCTAGTAACATAACCCCTTTTTAATACCTTTGTACAACATAACAGAgctgcttgtttttctccttctgtACATCTGAGATTTtgcataaataaattacattttacaaaactaGACATTTTTCCCCGCTGTTTGATTAGACAGGTTGTGTGCATCGCATCCATTCTCTATTTTAATGAGGTTCTCAAATAGCTTTCTagcaaaaaaagagagtgaaaagaGTTGAGTGGGTGAGACGCTTTCAAGTATTTTTGAAAGAAAGGGGTTTTGGCGTTTCTGTCAGTTAAAAATACTGGAGCAGTCAGAATGTGAGTGTTGTTTTGTCCTGCATTTCACCTGAGATTCATATGAAGCACTCGTGTTACTTCTCCTGGAGGTGTTCTATAATAcaattattctattattattctatAATACAATTCTATAATAAGAATTAAGATCTCTACAGCACCAGTCTTGAGTTTTTAGCAGATATTCTGAATTGTTTTGTCACACTTGTCATTGTGTTGCATTTAAAGTAGCTTTATATCAACTCgtgtttaaattcattttttttctcagctataattttttttttcatattaaccttccttttttaattttctataTGTCCATATCTATGTAAAACAAAGTATATATCCGTGTGTCTGTAAGTGAAATTGAGCCCCAAAATATCTGCCCTTTCTTCAGCTATTCTCTAAGGATGCATGGGGGTGTTTTTGGACTGAAGATTAATAATTGCTGCCTGAAATAATCCTCTCAAATCACTGTTAAAAGGGGTTTGAAAGCACCTCTTGCCAGGGTAGTGTGTCCCTAAACCACTTAGCATTTTGGGAAGAATATTGCCCTTTAACAGATTTTTTACTCCGCAGAGAGGAACACATACATGGTCATGGCATGGCATGGGTTCATGTTTTGGCCTGACTCacaaacatgacatgacatgacatgagtAACACTTAACATTCAGCAAAATGACTTTTGAGTCTCTGTCTGTCAAATCACTGCTGTGGTGATAAAAGCCCAAATAGTGGAAAAGCATGGTTGCAGGTTTTAGCTTACCTTTCAAGTTTTGAAACTCACGTTCCAGCTTTTTCCTCAGCTCAACTTGTTCTAACAGCTGCTTCTGCAGTTCCTctaaaaagcagacagaaataGAGGACGTTGGAGGAGGACAGGTACAGCAGGCTTCCTTCTAGGACAGCTTTCTATTTTTAATGACAGTGATGAGGGCACCATCATCATTTACACAGACTATTCAGAGCAGGTCTTCCTGGgcctgcagtaaaaaaaaaaatcaaaaaaaaaaatcgccttttatgttttttgggaCAAATGCCAGAAATCTGCCTCAAggcaaaaacagaaagaataaTAATTTTACGTTTTATTagatgataatataatataatatactataatacaatataatatactatataatataatatactataatataatataatataatataatataatataatatactataatatactataatatactataatataatataatataatacaatataatatactataatataatataatataatataatataatataatataatataatataatatactatactataatatactataatataatataatataatataatatactataatatactataatataatataatataatatactataatatatataatatatataatataatataatatataatataatataatataatatataatataatataatataatataatataatataatataatataataatacaataataatactatttttttaaagaagcttGGTATCTTCTATCATCTCATCTAAAGGTGAGACGTCGTCCTACCTTTTGCCAGACTTTCTACggctctttgtgtctctctgcctgccGCGTCTTCGCCTGAATATATAGAGAATTAAAAATATTCCTATTTCTGCAAAAAGTAGACCCTTAGCCTGTTTCTTAAACTTATATCTCCTAACAGAGACAAAGCACCTGACTGTGACTTACCCTCATCCGGCTCTCGCTGGTTCTCATCACTGCTTTGCTCATTAAAACATTTCGTTTCGACCTCCTCCACTGTGGAAGACGGCTCTTCTTTACTTGCACTTTCAtcttaagagaaaataaatcgatgtgatttttttaacactattttcttctctttattttgtcttttttttgttaataaaataaataaaagagtctAACCATGTGCTGTGAGAGCTGCAGTCTTGTACTGATACGGACTCCTTTGTCTCTCCGGTGTGTAAACCTAAAGAAGACACAATCACTTCTTTGAACTCTTCAAATTTCAAGAGgtttgtcaacaaaaaaaaagtaatttgaataaaataaaaaaatatatatactctAAGTCGCagtgtatacattttttatttaaatgattgatttatgtttttttttctttcttctaaaTGCTGTGGACATGctggttgttgctgctgttacaCTGTTTTAACATAAAAGACACATTTCGTCCACACAGAGATGtacctggaaaaaaacacacacaagccaaGGAAAGAAACCCATTTGCAAAAAACTTTAGAGAGATATTACAGCTTATTATGGCTTCTCATTCATAACTCACTTCAGTCACAGCTATGTGGGTCTCTAGCTGCTCATCAGAGGACATGTGGAGGCTTATTCTCTGGGCCTGAACCTCGCTGCTCTCTGACCCGTTTGGTGAAACGCTGTGAGTCGAGCCCGGAGGAGTCCGAGGACACACCGAGGACAccgagtcctcctcctcctcaggtgtCTTATCTGTCTCCACGTCCACGTCGGGCTCGTCCTCGCTGTGAGGAGACATGGACCGGTAACTGGAGCTCTCACTCAAGAAATCCGGGGACAAATATCCTCCATAAGAGCCCCGGTTCCCGTACAGCTTGGAGATGCAGTCTGCGTCTTTAATAACGGGTCTGAACGCAGACAGGTAGCTGACCTTGCGGGGTCCGATGCTCATCCCCTCCGGCCTCTCGTCCCCGGACTTGTCGTCGTCGTTCTCCACCTGGACGTCTTTTGACGTGTCTGTGTGCTCGGATGTGTCAGCCTGCCTCGGAGGACACAGCAGCTCTGGTTTGTGGTGACTCTGTGGGTACGGAGGCCAGAACACGGGGAACGGGTGATAAGCGGTGCTGTCCTTGTTACCTGGCCACAGCACACCTGGCAGGCCGGCTTTGCTCTGCTCTCCCAGCACACCTTCGTCTTTCTTCTGGCACAACCCAAACGCAGGGAACCCGTAGGGGTgagggaacagaggaggagggatctTCTGCAGCATCCCGAAGCCTTTGCTGGGCACCGGGATGAGTGGGTATCTGCTGCTCTCCTCGCAGCTCCTCACCTTCGCAGGTACGACAGGTGAGTCTGCCGGTCGGCTGTGTGCGTGTTTCTCTGACCCGCAGCCTGGCAGCGTCCTCTTGCGGCTGCCCCCGTTGAACATGGCCTTCACGTCCTCCCAGGCGTGCAGCACGTCTGTCTGACTGCCTTTATCGGACAGCTTCAGATGCCTCCTCCAAGAGTTGAAATTAGCCGCATCTGGCTGAGTGTACTTGGATTCAGGAGTGCGATGCGAATGGAATATGAATTTATTCGGAGAGAAATACATGTTGCAGTAGGAGCACTTGATGCATTTGGCTCTGGAGCTGTTGTACCGGGCCGGGATGAAGTTTCCTCTGCTTCCCCACGCACATTCATGGGAAACATCAAAAGCAAAATTCTCTGGAAGTTTAGGAGGTGCATGAGCTCCCAGGAACGACTTGCAGAGTCTCTCGGCCTCCCGTTTGGTGATCATCCCGCAGCGCCGGGAGGAGATGGGCATGGCTCCGGCCCTGCGCAGGATCTCCAGCTGCACAGGTGTGCACTGGACGCAGGTGATCCCCAGAGCCACACGTCGGTTGTGGATCTCGTTATAGCTGTAAGTCTTCAGCAGCGTGTTGGATATCTGTGCAAGGCAAAGTCTCTCCTGGCCATCTATCACCAGAGACACTATCGGTATTCCGTACAGCACCGTCTCCCCGACCTGGTTGGGCTTCAGGTTCTTGGTCGGGTATGAAGGTCTTGTTTGGAGCTTGGCGAGGAGCTGGAGTCTCGTCCTGCAGGTATGGAGTCCATCCTTGGAGGCCTGGAAGCTGCAGAGACGTTTTGTCATTCAGATGTGAGCTTTGGCTCATATAGTAACATTATAGCCTGAAGTAAAGCGTTACAATAACCCTTTAATGAagatttttagatttaaaaaaaaatgcataagcTGTTAAACATGGCAACAAATATAAGCAATTACAGGCCTTCATTTTTGAGAAAATtgattgttattatatttgatttaaaacagtttgtgaCAATGAAACCCCGTTTATATCATACATGTTTGCctgaaacttccacatttttCACTGTCAACAGCAGGATTAAATTCCAAATAATCGcatgttaaaaatgtcaacAGACACAGTGTgacctttttgttgttgttgttgttgtaagcTAATAGATGCATTAAAGTCATGACTGTACTTCCGTCCAAATCAGTTTTCAAAACTCACCTTTTAATGTCCGCGCAGCTCCCCTCCGTCGTGAAGGAGAAAGCTGTGATCAGGTGAAAGTCTGAGCGATGAGCAGTCTGCAGGCAGTGTGCTGGAGGATGTAGAAGATGTAGAAGATGTAGAAGATGTTTGCTGTAGGAGAGCACCGCCTCCCTCCTGCTCCACTGTCGGTGTGTGCGGattgtttgtgttgcagcagcatcatcagtgTCCACAAGACTGTAGTACAGccccctctacacacacacacacacacacacacacacacacacacacacacacacacacacacacacacacacacacacacacacagacagacagacagacacacacacacacacacacacacacacacacacacacacacacacacacacacacacacactcacacacacactcccactcacacacacacacacacacacacacacacacacacacacacacacacacacacacacacacacacacacacacacacacacacacacacacacacacacacacacacacacacacacacacacacacacacacacacacacacacacacacacacacacacacacacacacacacacacacacacacacacacacacacacacacacacacacacacacacacacactcccacacacacacacacacacacacacacacacacacactcacacacacacacacacacacacacacacacacacacacacacacacacacacacacacacacacacagtctgcatTAACTATGGATTCATGGATTCATGACCAATGCAGATGGTTTGGTTTGAGTGTTTGGtcttatagatatatatatacatattatacatatatatatgatatatatctGCAGGTCTACACATAGGCCTATGGTGGAATAattatcaaataaacaaacagtatgTAAACTAAACATGTTGCTTAATGCAGCCTAAATGTTCAAATACACCctctaaaaataaacattactcTGCAGACTAGTCTGTGGACCACATTGCATTCgatgaattatttttttgcacttttcctGGTGGAAAAACACACGCAGTGTTCTTGGTATTATGCACGGAGCAGGCTGCAGTGGGACTCGACATGCAGATAAACAGCAGGGACACAGGGACACGGTGCTGTGTGCAGGGATCGAGGCCCGATGATGAATGCGGCCTTCAGCACGTGCGGGGTTCCCACGGATTCATCGTTTACAGAAACACTTCCGACAATAACCAGCTGCTCCAAAGGTCACTCACTGAGATCTGCTTTGTTTCGTTCTCTacgagcagagagagaaagaagaaaagtctttttaaagtcaataaaaagcttcatgtgaatcattttcatttggcaGCAAACACTGATGTAATATTAATGAAGGGAACAGGACACGTTCCTGTTGGTCGGTGGACTTCATTGGGACAGAAGCAATGACAATGTGTCCATCATTATTCAGGAGGATGTTGTTCATTTGAATACAAGCAGCCATACATATATCTGGTAATAGGCTAATTtgcaaataataacaatacgTCTGGTCtaataaaacaatcatttgaTCGTAAAGCTGTTACGCTACTAAATGCAAAACGAAATGCTAATGAACAATTTTACTGTTATTCacatagcaataaaaaaaaaacgttttcaaATCGTattccaaaaaagaaaatgtgaaaccTTAACATGACTTAATGCCTTAAAtgtgatttgttatttttgatgATGAAGGAagattaacatgaaaaaaatattttctcaaataTATTTGCGTTTGGGATCAGACACGTATTAGAACCGAGATCAATGTTTAGAAGATTCACcgtaaatattatataaaaacgCATTTTGCTTGAGAGCAGAAGTCAAAAGAGCAAATTCAAATCAAGCAGCTATGTCGACTCCATCTGCTGATCCATTGATTATTGAAGGGAAGGCCTGTAAGCCTCGATTTTCATTAACACAAACATCTAAAGCAAAAGTAATTGTTGCTATCAGATCAATTCAAAGCTTTATTGACAGTGTGACAGACTCCCAAACTGGAATTATCAAAAATGTCTGCTCACCTAAATTATGTAGATATTAATAGACCCTTAAAATTCAAGACATTTGTATGAAATAAGTAACATTCAGAGACTCATTCACTGTAGAAAGAGGTGTAATATGAGGGTGCCCATAAGTGGGGAAAAGTAACCCAAGAAGTTAGTAAGGTCATTATAAGGCTCATGCTTATTCTACCTTTTTTTGCAAGGGAGAACAGCTCATTTAAAAGTGTGTCTGCATTAATCACAGTGCTGCATCAAAGTATGATAATCACCTGAACActctattaaaataaaagtgccAGCCCGGGGGAAATCTTACCTTACTCTTTAATTGTTTTGAGGCTTTGATAGGCTTTTTAATCTAAGATTAATTTATGCATTCTTAAATAACTCTACATATGATTAATAAGCTTGAAAATTAAAAGGAGACTGAAGCAATTATAACAAGTGGTTGGTCATCACCTCATTAGGTGGTATTGGAGagatgcagtttgtgtgtgtgtgtgtgtgtgtgtgtgtgtgtgtgtgtgtgtgtgtgtgtgtgtgtgtgtgttgtgtgtgtgtgttgcctgaTTGCTTATCACAAAAATGAACAGCGGAAGGGTAAGAGCAGAGCAAAATGTGGAGATACTGTTTGATGACAATCACAGGGAAAAGGGCTGCTGGCTAATTATTCTGGATCTTTCTAATATGCTGGATGAGTCACAGTTATTTATTAGAAACCTGATATAATACATGGCTCATTCTAACCGACTTAGTGTCAGTTTTAGCAGCACAGATCCAAACCAAGATCAACTCAGACACTGTTGACCGCAGTGTTGATTctgacaaacaaaagacaaagatcagCTGTTTGAGAGGCCACCGGAGAGACGCAGTGAAAACAGCGAGACTTGCTAAATGGTTGCTAATGTGTAAACAAGACATCACTCCTCTCCTGCTCTGATGTTTATTTGTCTCTAAAAAGCCCACCCCTGGGTCCTGACCCCCACATCCTCCACCACTAAACGGAACATTTCTTCTAGCAGGAGGTGGTgtgcaatatgtgtgtgtgtgtgtatgtgtatgtatgtgtgaggCGGGGAGTTGGGGGAGTTCATCCCTGCATCAAATGAGGCTGAGCGCAAGGACCCTTTTGTCACAGACAGGGACTCATCTGCCAATGGTGAGCTGTGAGGTCCTATGGGAAGGTGGGAACAAAGGTGCTAAAAGGCTGTGTGACAATGAGGGTGCTCCGAGGAGAGCCTTCAAGTGCGGGACGCAGGCTGCACGGGACAAGCTGTGCCAATCACTCCgcaattacttttttgtgtCTATCCAGAGGCCTTGTGTGGGCATTCATGAAGAGACGCAAGGACACGAGCAGCCACAGCGaggtctgtgtctctctgcgcTTTGCTTCTAACATAGAGCTGACCCTAAGCTCATCATGGCATATCTGTATAGTAAATCACCTGCTCTTCGGTCTATTCGATTGTGGAAAACCAGACAAGGAAACCTCTGGCAAACTCAGCCTCTTATCACTTTAGTGTCCATATCcatcagagaagaagaggacattTTACACTGGAAGGATTCAAATACAAGTCGTTTGTgtagtgaaataaaatgtgGCATAATcctgaaaaataagaattagaaaaaagaaatataggataaaaattcaaaaatataaatataaatacaaaagtaaaatacaaatgtgacaTAGGCAAAAATGCAATGTGCAGGGGAATGCAAAGTATGCATTGAAGATAAGGCGGAGGCTATACAGAAGCCAGATTTCACCATCCTGACGACTCAAGTAAAGAGTGTTTTCTGAATTGCTCTGTGTTGAaaattattatcataaaaatgCTTTATGTGTCACACTGCGTTAAATCAGACTAAACTCATtatccatgtaaaaaaaaaaaaactaattttgtcAAAATTTTAAGCTCATCCTAGACCTTGGAAACAGTCGTTCACATAAAATCTCACCACAAGGTCAATAGTCAGCTCATTTTGTTAGTTTGTCATTTCAGTTTGCAACGAATTATTATGAAGACAACAAAGTTTTGTGAAAACAGCTTGATATAGTGATATTTGTCCATATCTACAACAAATATGCACAATAAGCGCACAGGCCTCTCTACTGCTAATTCATAATGACAAATCTTATGCTTAATTGTCATTATACCGACTGCCTCACTGTGTTTATTTAGGGAGTTTAAGTTTTGTGTATCAACACTGTGTGCTACAGTGTAATAAAGAAAGATGCAGGAATTTGTCTATATCCAACCCCGAGCAGTTTCAATGGTGTAATGAGGAGTCAAGTGAGAATGGGAATTATCGTAATGATAACAAAGGTCTATGCACCATGGCTGGGGGCTACATTGTAGGGCATTACCATAAAGATGCGATGTGCTTGTATTTCTGGGTTTTTGTGAGGGAGCAGGCCAAAGAGATAATAACTATTAGTAGATGACAGTGCTTTGTGGGATTCCAGCTGTGGAGCCCAAATTTCCATACAGATAGAATGGCTCTGGGTGGATGATACGCGCGCGTGGGGGAAGGGCGGGGTGACTCAGTGGACTcattacacacgcacacacatgcacacacacatgcacacatacaaactatAGTCTGCAAGAAGCAAATCTCAGTGTTGGACTCAGTCTTGGTGTCCCCTGTCAGACTTTGGGGTGAGGTGAGAGCCTCCGGTTTGAACACGCTGCAGGTCTCTGTGGAGGAACTGTCCAGAGTACTGAAAGTAGTACTGTAGCTCTGCTGACAGCTTTCAAAGTCAGGAAGTGCAAATAGCTGGGTctcgctctctgtgtgtgaacaGAGGACCAGAGATTTCCATCAAGATCACATGCAGGTGAGAAGTTGTGTCACATACTTGTCAGCACCAGGGATTAGCAGGGTGCCTTGCCTTACCAACAAGTAAAAGCCCCCTCCAAAGAACCTAACATAGTGCCTTCTAAGGTTATAAATgttcaaaagcaaacacatcCCAGAAAAACAATCTGTACCCAAAATGTATGCAAGTAAAGGTTTAAAAGAATAGCTCAACATTGTGCATGTTAAATGTGAAACTACAGCCAGCAGCAAGTTAAGTTAGCAGGAGACTCTCGACGAACCACTACGACCCGCAAGGTG
This is a stretch of genomic DNA from Anoplopoma fimbria isolate UVic2021 breed Golden Eagle Sablefish chromosome 19, Afim_UVic_2022, whole genome shotgun sequence. It encodes these proteins:
- the skor1b gene encoding LOW QUALITY PROTEIN: SKI family transcriptional corepressor 1 homolog-B (The sequence of the model RefSeq protein was modified relative to this genomic sequence to represent the inferred CDS: inserted 1 base in 1 codon); protein product: MDSIPAGRDSSSSPSSKQDXSYPTKNLKPNQVGETVLYGIPIVSLVIDGQERLCLAQISNTLLKTYSYNEIHNRRVALGITCVQCTPVQLEILRRAGAMPISSRRCGMITKREAERLCKSFLGAHAPPKLPENFAFDVSHECAWGSRGNFIPARYNSSRAKCIKCSYCNMYFSPNKFIFHSHRTPESKYTQPDAANFNSWRRHLKLSDKGSQTDVLHAWEDVKAMFNGGSRKRTLPGCGSEKHAHSRPADSPVVPAKVRSCEESSRYPLIPVPSKGFGMLQKIPPPLFPHPYGFPAFGLCQKKDEGVLGEQSKAGLPGVLWPGNKDSTAYHPFPVFWPPYPQSHHKPELLCPPRQADTSEHTDTSKDVQVENDDDKSGDERPEGMSIGPRKVSYLSAFRPVIKDADCISKLYGNRGSYGGYLSPDFLSESSSYRSMSPHSEDEPDVDVETDKTPEEEEDSVSSVCPRTPPGSTHSVSPNGSESSEVQAQRISLHMSSDEQLETHIAVTEVYTPERQRSPYQYKTAALTAHDESASKEEPSSTVEEVETKCFNEQSSDENQREPDEGEDAAGRETQRAVESLAKEELQKQLLEQVELRKKLEREFQNLKDNFQDQMKRELSYREEMVQQLHIVREAHDALHHFSCKMLTPRHCSGSCSFKAPLLPP